The DNA window ATTTCTGTATATAGCTTTTTCAGTCAGAAACGATCTTTTGAAGTTTTGGAAGCTATAGAAGAAACAAGTTTTCTTGTACTTAGCCATGAGAAGCTCATGCAGCTCTATCAGCAGTTTCCCGAATTCAATTATATCGGAAGAATTCTTACTGAGACCTATTATATAAAAGCCGAAGAGAAGGCCAATGAATTACGTGTTTTTAGTGCAACAGAACGCTATCAGCATTTAATAAGAAAATACCCGAATATCGTTGCGCGCGTCCCTTTAGGTATGATTTCTTCGTACCTCGGAATAACGCAGTCTACATTAAGCAGAATCCGTTCAAAAACGGTACTTTAACCTATTTAGCACATTAATTTTGTTCGCTAATTTTTTTTTTAGGACACTCTAGGAAAAGATAGGTTAGGTTAACTATCACAGGCCGATCTAGTTTGTGACTTTTGTAGTATAGCAATTATTTCTAAAAACGGAACGGATATTATTTTTTATCCTCCAAATATTTATTCTAACGAATTCACTTAAAACTATTTATCAAATTAGTAACATAAAAGTTGGACAGCTAACTTGTGAGATGCTAGAAATACGTTATACCTGTTAACTTACCCAAACCAAAATCTTAAACTAAAATTAAAGAAGATGAAAAAAAGACGTAAACGACCACCACCTAAGTTGCTCAATCCCCGTAGAGGAGAAAATTCTAAACAGTTAATGCCCCACAAATCTGTTAATCTCAACTACACCCGAACCTAATAAGCAATTTGCAAAAATTTAAAAATCTATGGATAAACAATTGAAATATGATCCACAGTTTTTGAAGATAAAACAAAATATAGAGTTGGTCCTTTGCCAACTCTATAAATTCCTTAGATACTACCATGAGTTAAAAACATGCCAAACAAGAGGTACACAAGATTTTTCAAATTCAAAAAACAAATTTTGTAATTTAGATAGCTAAACATTTAGAAATGGCACATGATAATTCTCCACTAAAAAGCCAGATTCCTAATCAAGGTTGGAAACAATTTCTTATAGCAAGGGATGAAATGCTTTCCGCATATGATAATGCAAAGGAGCATTCCAATAAACGGCAGGTAAAGACAGGTCACGGTAACGTAGCAGAATCAGCATTCCGCAAATGGCTCACCAAATTTTTACCAAAGCGGTATGGTGTTACAGCCGGTTACATCATTTCGCCTGGAGTACCAAATGCTGAAAATTTTATTCACTATGACGTAATTATATACGACCAGTTAGAATCACCAGTACTGTGGATAGAAAACAATGCCGATTCTTCTGAACTAGGACGGTTCATGGCAATTCCTGTGGAATATGTTCGTGGAGTAATTGAGGTTAAATCTGCATTCAACAAAAAGGCAGTCAAAAAAGCGGTAGAGCAATTGACAAAACTCAAACCGCTATTAGCTTATACGGAACCTGCGAACCACCCTATGAAATTATATCTTCCGCCAAACTTCTTTTTTGCGACGGTCTTTTATGAGCTTCGAAAGAAAGACGAAATGGACTTCGCTGCTCTAGATGAATTAGTTGAAGCCGCAGCAATGAGGGGATTTTATGGAGGTTATATACTCCGTGGCGAAACCATAGAAAAATATTATAGCGGCAAATTAATACTGCTTAGAGAGTCGCAAGAAAGAGTAAGAGATAATCAATCTCTTTTGTTTTATGCACACTCGAAAAGCTATAAGGTAGCAGATGGTACTTTTAGAAAAATACAGCTCGATTATGCAGAATCATACTTTTCAGAATTTGCTTTCGATATAATAGCTTTATTAAAAGGAACATATAATCCAAATGTATTGTCCAGTATGTACGGTATGGGATCAACGCAATGGGAAAATGGCAGTGCAGTAGATATAAGATATTTTAAACCCGAAGACGTTAAAAAATTTGACGAAGAAACTGCCAAGTTCTATAGAAAATAAGAATCATCTTATCTCAAAGCCAGAAAGTGAACTCGACAATTTTATTGTACTGGTCCAATAAATTTCAAATTTGGCATAGCGCTAAAATTGTATTGGAGTTGCTATATCAACTCCAATACAAAAATTAAATCATGATTTGATCGTTAAACAAATAACTCTAAAGGATTCGAACTCAAAAATATAAAAATAATATGCTGTATACCAACACTTTACAATATTTATTACAATTTATGCATTGATAAAAGTTCGAAAAATAAATCCTTTTAACATAAGGCTACAGGATTCGAACATTTTTTTATAAACCATAAATACCTGTAAGTCAAATACATAATCGTAAAATCCAGTTTAAATCCATAAGTAAAGAGTTCGAAGATAATCCTTTCAGGTTCACTTAATGACACCATTAGGACAATTTAGGCCAAATGGTGTCATTTTATTTATAAATCCTTGTTATTCAGTCTATTTATATTACTTTCCACCCTTTTACCTTATTTTTTAAAGCAAAATTTTTTTCTTAAAAAACAAATATTTTATCTTTTTTAGACGATTTTTCGATTAAAGCTCCATATCGTTGCTACGAACCTGACAGGATTCGAACCTTTTCAAAAATATTAAATAACTGAAAATCAACTATATATTAAAATAATTTTGTTTCTGTGGTACAAAAGGTTCGAAAAGTCAAGCCCACAAAGTTATCTGTACAGGATTCCGAACACTTCAAAAGTTCCACAAAAACCTGTTTTCCAGCACTTTATATAAATATAATTTAAAATATCAGCTTTACTCTGAAAAATCAAAAACTAATCAATCAATTTTTAGATATTTTTTAAGTTTTGTTCATACCCTAAAAAATATAATTCTTTAAAAAATTCAACTATTGCTTGCTCTGTCTGCTGACCGTGGATTTCTTTTATTTTCGAAGCTGAAGCAGTTAATCCAAATATAGTCTGAACACTTTCTGATAGCATTTTTTCAATATTCCCTTCTATTACTTTTACTTTATCCGGAAAAAACAACCTGATAATTCTCTGTTTGGTTATAGTATCTGAATTTTCATAAAACTCCCCTAAGTGGTTAATTATGTAATCAGTTCCCTTTTCTGTATGTTTTTCAGCCACTATTTTTAAAGCCTGCTGTCTCAATTTATCAGTATTATCTTTTAAAGATTCCTGACAACGACTTCTTATTAGTATATAATCATCATAGTCAATATTCCCATTTGAAAATAGCTTTTGTGCATTGAATCCCCTATCAATCAATTTTTCCATTTCTTTCTTTATCTCCTCTTTTTTCTGAATATAATCATGATGTTCTTCACCGTAAATTTCCTTTGAGATACTATTGGTAAGTTCTAAAAATGGTTCTACCACTCTATTATTCTTAAGGAATGAAAGAAAACTCAAATTGATAACGTCAGCTCTTACCCGGTATGAACAACGTCCCATACAATGGTAATAATAATATTTTTTAGTATGTCCCTGCGAGCCACTTCCTGTAAGCGTATTTCCACAATTAGGACATTGTAGGACACCTCTAAAAATTAAATTTTCATTGACTATCCTTTTTGAAGTTAGTTTCTTAGGATGGTTTAAATCTGCGTCTTTTATTATTCTTTGAACATGATCAAATAAAACGACAGGTATAAGACGCTCATGAGTACCCTCAACAATTCTTTCAGATTTATCTTCGAATGCCGGAATTTTTATTTTACCACAATAAATAGGATTTCTTACCAACCGATAAAAAGCACTTCTACTACAACTAAGCCCATTTGATACCGCATCCTTGTATATTTCAGTTAAACAATATTTATTTTGTCTCACTATAGCTGTAAAAGCCTCACGGATAATATATGCTTCCGGTTCGTAGAGGGCTATATATTTTTTCCCATCAGATGTGATTTTATTTCTATATCCTATAGGAGCCTTATTGATCCATCTTCCTTCCAGTCTTGCTTTTTGCATTCCCAAACGTACATTACGGCTTCTTTTATCGTTTTCTACTTCAGAAGTAGCCCAATACATTGCCAACATAATTTTACTTTCCGGGATTGAGAAGTCTATCTGCTGTTCAATTGCCTGAATTGAGACTTTCATATTCTGCAATCTTTCTAACATCTTATAAGCGTCCATAATATTGCGGCTGAATCGATCCCAATAAGTAAAGAGAATAAGTGAAGATTGGTTCTTAGTGAGCTTAAGTTCAGCGAACAACTTGTTCCACTCCGGTCGGTTAAATGTTTTTGCAGAATAGTCTTCGAAAATAGTTTTGGCAATAATGAGATTGTGATCTTTACAATAATGCACAAGTCGATCCAACTGGCTGCGTTGGGAATATCCTTTTACAGCCTGTTCATCAGTACTGACTCGTATGTACAGATAAACGGCTTGCATGGCGTAGTATTAATTAAAGTCCTTTAGTTAAAGTTCCTATATAATTTAAACGAAAAACAGAAGAATTTATTTGACTAGTTTATGTACATATTTTAACAAAAATTTTATGCTTCGGTTATATTCTGTTTTACCGGAATAGTATGACTAACGATGGAGAAAAAGACTCATATCTGACCTATACTGACAAGCTTTATTTACATAAACATTAGAATGGATGACAGGACAAAGTAACAGCTAAATGATTTGATCAACAGTTATGTTTTAAGTTATAAATACTATTAACCATGTCTAAAATTGCGATTCGCATTGGAATCAATAATGTTGACAGGTATACTCAACTGGAGGGTGCTACAAGAGGAGTTCTTCATTTCTTCCAATGTGCATAAAACACAGCTATGAAACCAAACTTTTTACCGATGATAACGGGCTAACCGCTCAAGTTCTTTTAGCACTAAATTTAATCATTAAATATTTTCATTTTATTACGTTATCAAACATTGCTCACTCCAAAATCAATAATACAGTTCCACCAATAATTAATAAAGCCCCGATTGCCGTTTTTAAGGTCAATGTTTCGCCTAGGAATAATACCGATAACACTATGGTTAGTGATACACTAAGTTTATCCACTGGTGCAACTTGCGACACTTTGCCTATTTGTAACGCTTTAAAATAGAATATCCAGGAAAGTCCTGTCGCAATACCAGATATCACGAGGAAAATCAAGTTCTGTTTTGATAATGTTGTAATTCCTCTTGTTTCGCCTCTGGCTAAAACTATTCCCCACGCAACAATTAATATAATAACAGTTCGGATAGCAGTCGCAAGGTTAGAGTTAACACCTGTAATACCGATTTTTGCAAATATTGCTGTAAGCGATGCAAACAAGGCAGAAAGCAATGCATATATCCACCACATAATTTAATTTTTTAAAAAGGTCGGTTTAAAGCTTCTATATATCCAAAAGAATAATGTTCCATTCAAGAGCCCAAGCATTATGGGCACAACAACATCTGTGGGATAATGGACTCCAAGATATATTCTGCTATAGGAAACAAAAAATGCCCACGGAAATAATATATAAGGCATCCAACTTATATTTTTATAAGTCGCTTTGCTAAGGTAAGTCGCAAGCGAAAAAACATTTAATGTGTGAGCAGATACAAAACCATATTGCCCTCCTGTATAACCATTAACGTAATGCAAAAGATTTTGCAATCCTTCTGTATGACTGGGTCTTAAGCGTTCAAATAGTGGACGAATAATAGATGCTGCCAATTGGTCGCTTAACGTAATTAATGGGAGAATAAGGAAAATAATCCACCAGCTTTGCTTTTTATATTTTAAAATCAATATAATTAAAATAGCAAGATAAAACGGAATCCAGCTCAACTTTTCGCTGGCAAACCACATTATCTGATCCATAAAATCTGTGTGATGACCGTTGATCCACAGTAATATTTGTTTATCTTTTTCTAATATCCAATCAATCATTCTCTTTATATTTTAGTTAGTCTTTATAATCAGAAACTCTTTTAGGTTTGCCCCACTTGTACCGATGTGTCCAATAGGCTATTTTAGTAGAAAGAATGCCAATACCTGCCGCAACCAATACATCACTTATGTAATGCTTGTTATTTGCCATTCTTAATGCACCAACTCCTGATGCTAAACCGTATGAAACATAGGGTACCCATTTATACCGATAACCATATTCTTCAGATAATAAAGTTGCAGCTGCAAATGCCTGGGCAGTATGACCGGAAGGAAAAGAATTGTAAGCACTTCCATCGGGTCTTAAGGTTTTTGTTGTGTTTTTCAGAAGTTCAACCGATGCAAACATAATCAGTTCGCTTTTTAGTAAAATGACCGAGCGATTAGCAATATCTGTTTTGGGTTTCATTCCGATGGCTTCAAATCCATAAGTTAGTGCTATGGGTGAAAATTGAAGGTAGTCATCCAATCTTGTTCTGAATTTTGGTATAGCTTCATTTCGTTCTTCAACAAATTCATTTTTTACAGATTCGCGACCGCTGCCATTAAATGCTATCCCTGTTAGGATAAGTCCTGATGGAATGATAAGTTGTTTAGGTTGAAAGCGAAGTGGTTTGTACGAGTAAATACTATCCATTTTCTGGGCATCTACATTTGCTGTAAATAAAATGGAGCATATCAATGTAAAACATAATCTTGACAAAATATTTTTCATAAATCAGTCTCTTTTATTTGTTCTGTATATTAATCTGATAAAACTTGGGAAAACAAAAAGCAATAAAGGGATTCCTGCCACAAAACCACCAATTACGGCGATTGCCAATGGCTGTTGCATCTGAGCTCCAAGACCAATTCCTAAAGCGAGCGGCATTAATGCCAGGATGGCACCGATAGCCGTCATTAGTTTTGGTCGGATGCGTAAAGCAATCGCATATTGAATGGACTGGTCAACACTGGCACCCGATTTTAAGTTGGCGAAAAACTGGTTTACCGTGAAAATGGCATTCTCTGCAATGATGCCTACAATCATAATAATGCCAGTATAACTTCCCACATTCAAAGGGATACCCGTAACATACAACGCCATCAGGCAGCCTGAAATTCCTAATACAGAAACCAGTAGAATCGATAATGAAATGAGCCAGTGACGGAACAAAAACAGCAATACGGCAAAGACCAATAAAGATGCTGTAATCAGGATTAACAGTAATTCTTTGAAAGAAGACTGCTGTTCTGAATAAGCTCCTCCATACTCTATGGTATATCCTTGGGGCAACGATAGTTCTTTTGCAAATGT is part of the Chryseobacterium camelliae genome and encodes:
- a CDS encoding recombinase family protein, which produces MQAVYLYIRVSTDEQAVKGYSQRSQLDRLVHYCKDHNLIIAKTIFEDYSAKTFNRPEWNKLFAELKLTKNQSSLILFTYWDRFSRNIMDAYKMLERLQNMKVSIQAIEQQIDFSIPESKIMLAMYWATSEVENDKRSRNVRLGMQKARLEGRWINKAPIGYRNKITSDGKKYIALYEPEAYIIREAFTAIVRQNKYCLTEIYKDAVSNGLSCSRSAFYRLVRNPIYCGKIKIPAFEDKSERIVEGTHERLIPVVLFDHVQRIIKDADLNHPKKLTSKRIVNENLIFRGVLQCPNCGNTLTGSGSQGHTKKYYYYHCMGRCSYRVRADVINLSFLSFLKNNRVVEPFLELTNSISKEIYGEEHHDYIQKKEEIKKEMEKLIDRGFNAQKLFSNGNIDYDDYILIRSRCQESLKDNTDKLRQQALKIVAEKHTEKGTDYIINHLGEFYENSDTITKQRIIRLFFPDKVKVIEGNIEKMLSESVQTIFGLTASASKIKEIHGQQTEQAIVEFFKELYFLGYEQNLKNI
- a CDS encoding EamA family transporter encodes the protein MWWIYALLSALFASLTAIFAKIGITGVNSNLATAIRTVIILIVAWGIVLARGETRGITTLSKQNLIFLVISGIATGLSWIFYFKALQIGKVSQVAPVDKLSVSLTIVLSVLFLGETLTLKTAIGALLIIGGTVLLILE
- a CDS encoding phosphatase PAP2 family protein codes for the protein MIDWILEKDKQILLWINGHHTDFMDQIMWFASEKLSWIPFYLAILIILILKYKKQSWWIIFLILPLITLSDQLAASIIRPLFERLRPSHTEGLQNLLHYVNGYTGGQYGFVSAHTLNVFSLATYLSKATYKNISWMPYILFPWAFFVSYSRIYLGVHYPTDVVVPIMLGLLNGTLFFWIYRSFKPTFLKN
- a CDS encoding DUF6602 domain-containing protein, producing the protein MAHDNSPLKSQIPNQGWKQFLIARDEMLSAYDNAKEHSNKRQVKTGHGNVAESAFRKWLTKFLPKRYGVTAGYIISPGVPNAENFIHYDVIIYDQLESPVLWIENNADSSELGRFMAIPVEYVRGVIEVKSAFNKKAVKKAVEQLTKLKPLLAYTEPANHPMKLYLPPNFFFATVFYELRKKDEMDFAALDELVEAAAMRGFYGGYILRGETIEKYYSGKLILLRESQERVRDNQSLLFYAHSKSYKVADGTFRKIQLDYAESYFSEFAFDIIALLKGTYNPNVLSSMYGMGSTQWENGSAVDIRYFKPEDVKKFDEETAKFYRK
- a CDS encoding phosphatase PAP2 family protein, with the translated sequence MKNILSRLCFTLICSILFTANVDAQKMDSIYSYKPLRFQPKQLIIPSGLILTGIAFNGSGRESVKNEFVEERNEAIPKFRTRLDDYLQFSPIALTYGFEAIGMKPKTDIANRSVILLKSELIMFASVELLKNTTKTLRPDGSAYNSFPSGHTAQAFAAATLLSEEYGYRYKWVPYVSYGLASGVGALRMANNKHYISDVLVAAGIGILSTKIAYWTHRYKWGKPKRVSDYKD